One window of Psychrobacillus sp. FSL H8-0483 genomic DNA carries:
- a CDS encoding aminopeptidase P family protein has protein sequence MKLEKLRAALEERGVDALLITNGHSRRYMTGFTGTAGVAIVSKQDAVFITDFRYTEQAASQIKDFRIVQHTKTLIEEVANQVSELGIHSLGFEKDDVAYSSFEMYKQAISADLVPLSGLVEKIRLIKTEEEISIIKAACRIADEAYEHIVTYIKPGMTELQVSNELEFFMRKRGATSSSFDTIVASGIRSALPHGVATDKVIEEGDFVTLDFGAVYNGYISDTTRTVAVGEPTELLKEIYQVVLDAQLLALEKVKPGMTGKEADAIARDYIASKGYGEAFGHSLGHGIGLEVHEGPGLSFRSDVVLEPGMVITIEPGIYLPNIGGVRIEDDALVTENGLEKLTHSTKELLILA, from the coding sequence ATGAAACTTGAAAAGTTACGTGCTGCATTAGAAGAACGAGGTGTTGACGCATTACTAATTACGAATGGACATAGTAGACGTTACATGACCGGATTTACTGGTACTGCAGGTGTTGCGATTGTCTCTAAACAGGATGCTGTATTCATCACTGATTTCCGTTATACAGAACAAGCAGCAAGTCAAATTAAAGACTTCCGTATTGTACAACATACGAAAACATTAATCGAAGAAGTGGCAAATCAAGTGAGTGAGTTAGGTATCCATTCTCTTGGTTTTGAAAAAGATGATGTGGCTTACAGTAGTTTTGAAATGTACAAACAAGCAATTTCAGCTGATTTAGTACCACTTTCTGGGTTAGTAGAAAAAATTCGCTTGATTAAGACCGAAGAAGAGATTAGTATAATAAAGGCAGCTTGTCGTATTGCGGATGAAGCATACGAGCATATTGTTACATACATAAAACCAGGAATGACAGAGCTTCAAGTGTCCAATGAGCTAGAATTTTTCATGCGTAAGCGTGGTGCAACTTCTTCTTCTTTTGATACAATCGTTGCTTCAGGTATTCGTTCTGCACTTCCACATGGAGTTGCGACGGATAAAGTAATTGAAGAAGGCGATTTTGTTACATTAGACTTTGGAGCTGTATACAATGGATACATTTCCGATACAACTCGTACTGTAGCAGTTGGAGAGCCGACCGAACTATTAAAAGAGATTTATCAGGTTGTTTTGGATGCCCAACTACTTGCTTTAGAAAAAGTAAAACCAGGTATGACTGGGAAAGAAGCGGACGCTATCGCACGCGATTATATTGCATCAAAAGGATACGGTGAAGCATTTGGACATTCTTTAGGACATGGCATTGGTCTAGAAGTGCATGAAGGTCCTGGGTTATCTTTCCGTTCGGATGTTGTACTAGAACCAGGTATGGTTATTACGATTGAGCCTGGTATTTACTTGCCAAATATTGGCGGTGTTCGAATCGAAGATGATGCACTTGTAACTGAAAATGGTTTAGAAAAGCTAACACATTCCACAAAAGAATTATTAATACTAGCTTAA